The proteins below are encoded in one region of Ostrea edulis chromosome 3, xbOstEdul1.1, whole genome shotgun sequence:
- the LOC125673620 gene encoding uncharacterized protein LOC125673620 isoform X1 codes for MMIHLILPIVCFTPVGSRLLTGRTCRGSNGLVCCAGSWFNEASNNCEECPTGYFGFNCSKQCLYPSYGNDCQNDCTCEIQLCHHSHGCIKFKQSSPLQHDWILTSSSNVLYHSTNHASLGTELNVTRVKLSNVTSVYSTNESSVAPVTTTDMIYVGIILIGLFVLFFGMFAVTYVYQKCFRQRANMTNLQDKNIIDQLVQYKTLDFEIGEQEPVLSESRRSRLNTDTTYLYPVFERNTSYEETHNFPQVENDDPFVEATTSVQEPPPNVSVNRLDQDSLKSNCEPQQHVYVEILDSDVDAYENEDGNSVDNEDPTGARYSPDGREFDYVNVDD; via the exons ATGATGATACACCTGATATTGCCCATCGTTTGCTTCACTCCTGTCGGGAGTAGATTACTCACAGGACGGACTTGTCGAGg GTCTAATGGTTTGGTTTGCTGCGCTGGATCTTGGTTCAACGAGGCCTCAAATAATTGTGAAG AATGTCCGACAGGGTACTTTGGTTTCAACTGTTCTAAGCAGTGTCTTTATCCGAGTTATGGAAATGATTGCCAAAATGACTGCACATGTGAAATTCAGCTTTGTCATCATTCCCATGGATGTATCAAATTCAAAC AATCAAGTCCTTTACAACATGACTGGATATTGACTTCAAGTTCAAATGTTTTATATCACTCAACAAACCATGCCTCACTGGGAACAGAATTGAACGTAACTAGGGTGAAGCTGTCAAACGTAACTAGCGTCTATTCAACCAATGAATCAAGCGTTGCCCCGGTTACCACTACAGACATGATTTACGTAGGAATAATCTTGATCGGATTGTTCGTCCTATTTTTTGGGATGTTTGCCGTCACTTACGTTTACCAAAAGTGTTTTCGTCAAAGAGCAAACATGACAAATTTACAAGATAAGAATATCATAGATCAGCTCGTCCAGTATAAAACCCTCGACTTTGAGATTGGCGAGCAAGAGCCCGTGTTAAGTGAATCACGACGAAGCAGACTAAACACCGATACAACATATCTGTACCCCGTGTTTGAGCGCAACACATCTTACGAGGAAACGCATAACTTTCCCCAAGTTGAAAACGACGATCCTTTTGTGGAGGCCACCACAAGCGTACAAGAACCGCCTCCAAACGTGAGCGTTAATCGACTAGATCAAGACTCGCTGAAGTCGAACTGCGAACCACAACAGCACGTGTACGTGGAAATTTTGGACAGTGACGTAGATGCGTATGAAAATGAAGACGGAAACAGTGTGGACAATGAAGACCCAACCGGTGCAAGATACAGCCCCGATGGCAGAGAATTTGACTACGTAAATGTAGACGACTAG